A section of the Streptomyces sp. CG1 genome encodes:
- a CDS encoding AAA family ATPase: MGARSLTGRRELLDASRAELAARPGVLFHGPLGIGKSMLVAALVTSLAAHAPSVGTVLHCSPAKEDTGLPFVGLVDLFARVPESCLDTLAPGPRAALRAALLHGPEPADGRSRLAVRVAVLDVLRALAATGPVVLVLDGLQWLDEHTVEVLAFAVRRLGGLDIRVVAAERVADGEQPERLHCCPPGTTELPVPPLTDDEVARLVRAGTGADLAPRVLGAIQDTAAGNPLYALELGRAPALHGPDRRGLGPALPVPRRLRTLLLDEVRTLPETAQRTLLLASAAARPDLTLLRAAGLPDPGADLAEAERLGVATTDACGTVRFRHPLIRAALYADAPENERRQAHALLARAITEPVEQARHLAHARPHEDEDTARTLMSAAEYARRDGALGAAGELAGLAARRTPADQPADWAERLLAAAEYACDAGQLEEAAEAAEAVLAESGSARHRVRARLVLLRNAGQALEGAHALIQEGLRDAVGDPEAEAWLHHWAAVRGLLCGELEEAARHARHAALQATVAGDVETRIGALATLARVRSLAGDPVAAEATLEEALALAGGADGGPQSWRLIRMRAILALDSDRVTEAEEQVVELMPVIAEFAGVEEVLATLVSLTRIQVRAGHCREALHSAARCSRAMAQAAPALYAAALAALSGGTVEEARQLAEQAVRASEADGDRLFLLRALAVLGQAGLLAGDPRGGRVRGRGAAACQRTRDCHGCRRSSPAALVRRPGRSPGPPGRDRRGRGRRPRGLRSPGR, encoded by the coding sequence GTGGGAGCACGGTCACTGACCGGGCGCCGCGAGCTGCTCGACGCCTCCCGGGCCGAACTGGCGGCCCGTCCCGGAGTGCTCTTCCACGGTCCCCTGGGGATCGGCAAATCCATGCTCGTGGCAGCCCTTGTGACGTCCCTGGCTGCGCATGCCCCGTCGGTCGGCACTGTGCTGCACTGCTCGCCCGCGAAGGAGGACACCGGGCTCCCGTTCGTCGGGCTCGTCGACCTGTTCGCACGGGTTCCGGAAAGCTGCCTGGATACCCTCGCGCCCGGGCCTCGGGCGGCTCTGCGGGCAGCCCTGCTGCACGGCCCGGAACCGGCGGACGGCCGCAGCCGTCTCGCGGTGCGCGTCGCCGTGCTCGACGTGCTGCGCGCCCTCGCCGCCACCGGCCCCGTCGTGCTGGTCCTCGACGGCCTGCAGTGGCTCGACGAGCACACCGTCGAGGTCCTCGCCTTCGCCGTACGCCGCCTGGGCGGGCTGGACATCCGGGTGGTGGCCGCCGAGCGGGTCGCGGACGGTGAACAGCCCGAGCGACTGCACTGCTGCCCGCCGGGCACCACCGAACTTCCGGTGCCGCCGCTGACGGACGACGAGGTGGCCCGTCTCGTTCGCGCCGGCACCGGCGCCGACCTGGCACCGAGGGTGCTGGGGGCGATCCAGGACACCGCGGCCGGAAACCCGTTGTACGCACTGGAGTTGGGACGAGCGCCGGCCCTGCACGGCCCGGACCGCCGAGGCCTCGGCCCGGCATTGCCCGTGCCTCGAAGACTGCGCACCCTGCTGCTGGACGAGGTGCGCACGCTGCCGGAGACGGCGCAGCGCACCCTCCTTCTCGCGAGCGCCGCCGCCCGCCCCGACCTCACCCTCCTGCGTGCCGCCGGGCTCCCCGACCCGGGTGCGGACCTGGCGGAGGCCGAACGACTCGGCGTGGCGACGACCGACGCCTGCGGAACCGTACGTTTCCGGCATCCGCTGATCCGGGCGGCCCTCTACGCCGACGCGCCAGAGAACGAGCGTCGGCAGGCGCACGCGCTGCTGGCCCGCGCGATCACCGAGCCCGTCGAGCAAGCCCGCCATCTCGCTCACGCCCGCCCGCACGAGGACGAGGACACCGCCCGCACCCTGATGTCCGCGGCGGAGTACGCGCGCCGCGACGGCGCGCTCGGTGCCGCCGGCGAACTGGCCGGGCTCGCCGCCCGCCGCACCCCCGCCGACCAGCCCGCGGACTGGGCCGAGCGGCTGCTGGCCGCGGCGGAGTACGCGTGCGACGCCGGGCAGCTGGAGGAGGCGGCCGAGGCCGCCGAGGCGGTCCTCGCCGAATCGGGCTCGGCACGTCATCGGGTGCGGGCCCGCCTGGTCCTGCTGCGCAACGCCGGGCAGGCGCTGGAGGGCGCCCACGCGCTGATCCAGGAAGGACTCCGGGACGCCGTCGGCGATCCGGAGGCCGAAGCCTGGCTGCACCACTGGGCGGCCGTACGCGGCCTGCTGTGCGGGGAGTTGGAGGAAGCGGCCCGGCATGCCCGGCATGCCGCACTACAGGCCACGGTGGCAGGTGACGTGGAGACCCGGATCGGGGCGCTCGCCACGCTCGCTCGGGTGCGGTCCCTGGCCGGCGATCCGGTTGCGGCGGAGGCCACCCTGGAGGAGGCGCTCGCGCTGGCCGGGGGCGCCGACGGCGGTCCGCAGAGCTGGCGGCTGATCCGGATGCGGGCGATCCTCGCCCTGGACTCCGACAGGGTCACCGAGGCCGAGGAGCAGGTCGTCGAACTCATGCCGGTCATCGCGGAGTTCGCCGGCGTCGAGGAGGTCTTGGCGACTTTGGTGTCACTGACCCGGATCCAGGTACGGGCCGGACACTGCCGCGAGGCGCTGCACAGCGCGGCGCGCTGCTCGCGCGCGATGGCTCAGGCGGCTCCCGCGCTGTACGCGGCCGCGCTGGCGGCCCTCTCGGGTGGCACCGTCGAGGAGGCCCGGCAGCTGGCCGAGCAGGCGGTACGCGCCTCGGAAGCCGACGGCGACCGGCTGTTCCTGCTGCGCGCCCTGGCCGTGCTCGGGCAAGCCGGACTGCTCGCCGGTGATCCACGGGGGGGCCGCGTCCGCGGTCGAGGCGCTGCAGCGTGTCAGAGAACTCGGGACTGCCATGGGTGCCGCCGATCCTCCCCTGCTGCACTGGTACGCCGACCTGGCCGAAGCCCTGGTCCTCCTGGGCGAGACCGACGAGGCCGAGGCCGTCGTCCGCGAGGCCTACGCTCGCCTGGGCGATGA
- a CDS encoding type III effector protein, whose translation MTPADQSAPSSADTPSPASFLAAAAALHAIDDALHAARHEVPGTAETHDVGPEQALASLLLLRQVREQLAGWETGLIETARHAGASWADLAHPLGVASRQAAERRYLRGRPGPAGTTGEQRVQATRERRAAQRTTAAWARRNAADLRRIAGQITALTDLPAEARLPLSQLHAALAHDDPADLIHPLNATRPHLTTTHPDLAAQLDALTAP comes from the coding sequence ATGACCCCGGCCGACCAGTCGGCACCGTCCAGCGCCGACACGCCGAGCCCGGCGTCGTTCCTCGCCGCCGCGGCAGCCCTTCACGCCATTGACGACGCCCTGCATGCCGCGCGGCATGAGGTCCCCGGGACCGCCGAGACCCACGACGTCGGCCCGGAGCAGGCCCTGGCCTCGCTGCTGTTGCTGCGGCAGGTACGCGAGCAGCTCGCCGGATGGGAAACCGGCCTGATCGAAACCGCCCGCCACGCGGGTGCCAGCTGGGCCGACCTCGCCCACCCCCTCGGCGTCGCCAGCCGCCAGGCCGCCGAACGCCGCTACCTGCGCGGCCGTCCCGGCCCGGCAGGAACCACCGGCGAACAACGCGTCCAGGCCACCCGCGAGCGCCGCGCCGCCCAACGCACCACCGCCGCTTGGGCCCGTCGCAACGCAGCCGACCTACGCCGCATCGCCGGCCAGATCACCGCCCTGACCGATCTACCCGCTGAAGCTCGCCTCCCGCTCAGCCAGCTCCACGCGGCCCTCGCCCACGACGACCCCGCCGACCTCATCCACCCCCTCAACGCCACCCGCCCCCACCTCACCACCACTCACCCCGACCTCGCAGCACAACTCGACGCACTCACAGCCCCCTGA
- a CDS encoding TauD/TfdA dioxygenase family protein, giving the protein MPVSIRKLTGRIGAIVEGVDLTVQPIPSTVTTLRDALNEHKAIVFDDVQLDNAGQERVARWFGELTTAHPNVPPADGTTNVLAVDSETSKANEWHTDVTFVVNPPQLTTLRSIVTTPYGGETLIANAAAAYRDLPEPLRALADTLRVVHTNQYDYARPAARTAERQEYDRVFVSTPYEAEHPVVRVNPLTGERGLFIGGFAKRIVGLSGTDSADLLRILQSYVTRPENILRWTWSPNQLLIFDNRITQHYGVDNYDDHPRRLNRVTVAGEVPTGVDGRRSEQLVGEASHYSSVLAVAA; this is encoded by the coding sequence ATGCCTGTCTCCATCCGTAAGCTCACCGGCCGCATCGGGGCGATCGTCGAGGGCGTCGACCTCACGGTGCAGCCCATCCCCTCGACGGTCACGACGCTCCGAGACGCCCTCAACGAGCACAAGGCGATCGTGTTCGACGACGTGCAACTCGACAACGCCGGCCAGGAGCGTGTGGCCCGGTGGTTCGGCGAACTGACGACCGCCCATCCGAATGTGCCGCCCGCCGACGGCACGACGAACGTGCTCGCCGTCGACAGTGAGACGTCCAAGGCCAACGAATGGCACACGGACGTCACCTTCGTGGTCAACCCGCCGCAGCTCACTACCCTCCGCTCCATCGTGACCACGCCCTACGGCGGCGAGACGCTCATCGCCAACGCCGCCGCGGCCTACCGCGACCTGCCCGAACCGCTGCGCGCCCTCGCGGACACGCTGCGCGTCGTGCACACCAACCAGTACGACTACGCGCGCCCCGCGGCCAGGACCGCCGAACGGCAGGAGTACGACCGCGTCTTCGTCTCCACGCCCTACGAGGCCGAGCACCCGGTCGTGCGGGTGAACCCGCTGACGGGCGAACGTGGGCTGTTCATCGGCGGGTTCGCCAAACGGATTGTCGGCCTCTCGGGCACCGACTCGGCGGATCTGCTGCGCATCCTGCAGTCGTACGTGACCCGTCCGGAGAACATCCTGCGCTGGACCTGGTCCCCGAACCAGCTGCTGATCTTCGACAACCGGATCACCCAGCACTACGGGGTGGACAACTACGACGACCACCCGCGCCGCCTCAACCGGGTGACGGTCGCAGGAGAGGTGCCGACCGGCGTCGACGGCCGCCGCAGCGAGCAACTCGTAGGCGAGGCCTCGCACTACAGCAGCGTACTGGCGGTGGCCGCATGA
- a CDS encoding LLM class flavin-dependent oxidoreductase: MSARRRRLHLNAFLMEAGHHEAAWRLPHSNPRADFDLRHWIELAQLAESAKFDSLFLADGPALIGTGEFRPPGQLEPLTLLTALSQATSRIGLIATVSSTYNEPYDLARRLASVDHVSGGRAGWNIVTSAGVDEAANFGLDDRPGHAERYARADEFLKVAKALWDSWESEAVFADRTTGRYADPARLHRLDHRGRYFKVAGPLNVGRPPQGYPLLVQAGSSEDGKDFAARHAEAIFTAHTTYERAAAFYADIKARTRAAGRDPDGVIVLPGIVPYIGSTEEEAWALARQFDELRVPEYGLRQLAAVFETEPSVFELDERLPDFILARPKLEGSQSRSDLIIDLAVREQLTVRQIISRLGGGRGHFEFIGTPEQVADTIIAWFEGGAADGFNIMAPALPSGLAAFVEHVLPILRGKGLFREEYEGTTLREHYGLPVPANQFHG, from the coding sequence ATGAGCGCGAGACGGCGTCGGCTCCATCTCAACGCCTTCCTCATGGAGGCGGGTCACCACGAGGCGGCGTGGCGGCTCCCGCACAGCAATCCCCGGGCGGACTTCGACCTGCGGCACTGGATCGAGCTGGCGCAGCTGGCCGAGAGCGCCAAGTTCGACTCGCTGTTCCTCGCGGACGGCCCGGCACTCATCGGCACCGGCGAGTTCCGGCCGCCGGGCCAGCTCGAGCCGTTGACCCTGCTGACCGCGCTGTCCCAGGCGACCAGCAGGATCGGCCTCATCGCGACCGTGTCGTCGACCTACAACGAGCCATACGACCTCGCCCGCCGGCTCGCCTCCGTCGACCACGTCAGCGGCGGCCGCGCCGGCTGGAACATCGTCACCTCGGCAGGGGTGGACGAGGCGGCCAACTTCGGCCTCGACGACCGCCCCGGCCACGCCGAACGCTACGCCCGCGCCGACGAGTTCCTGAAGGTCGCCAAGGCGCTGTGGGACAGCTGGGAGTCCGAGGCCGTCTTCGCGGACAGGACCACCGGACGCTACGCCGACCCCGCGCGGCTGCACCGCCTCGACCACCGGGGCCGGTACTTCAAGGTGGCCGGCCCGCTCAACGTCGGGCGTCCACCGCAGGGTTACCCGCTGCTCGTCCAGGCCGGCTCCTCTGAGGACGGCAAGGACTTCGCGGCCCGCCACGCCGAGGCGATCTTCACAGCGCACACGACGTACGAGCGCGCGGCCGCCTTCTACGCCGACATCAAGGCGCGGACCAGGGCCGCTGGCCGCGACCCGGACGGTGTGATCGTCCTGCCCGGCATCGTCCCGTACATCGGGTCGACCGAGGAGGAGGCCTGGGCGCTTGCGCGGCAGTTCGACGAGCTGCGCGTTCCGGAGTACGGGCTGCGTCAGCTGGCCGCCGTGTTCGAGACTGAGCCGTCGGTCTTCGAACTCGACGAGCGTCTGCCGGACTTCATCCTCGCCAGGCCGAAGCTGGAAGGCTCGCAGAGCCGCTCCGACCTGATCATCGATCTTGCGGTGCGCGAGCAGCTGACGGTCCGGCAGATCATCTCCCGGCTGGGCGGCGGGCGCGGTCACTTCGAGTTCATCGGGACGCCCGAGCAGGTCGCTGACACGATCATCGCCTGGTTCGAGGGCGGTGCCGCGGACGGGTTCAACATCATGGCGCCCGCCCTGCCGTCGGGCCTCGCGGCCTTCGTCGAGCATGTGCTGCCGATTCTGCGCGGCAAGGGGCTGTTCCGCGAGGAGTACGAGGGCACGACCCTGCGTGAGCACTACGGGCTCCCGGTCCCGGCGAACCAGTTCCATGGCTGA
- a CDS encoding Hsp20/alpha crystallin family protein produces the protein MLMRTDPFRELDRLAQQLVGPGTWSRPSPMPMDAYREDDQYVVAFDLPGVSADAIDIDVERNMLTVKAERRPVTKADDVQMELSERPLGVFSRQIVLADTLDTEHITADYDAGVLTLRIPIAERAKPRKIAIGVGSSRKEISG, from the coding sequence ATGTTGATGCGCACTGACCCCTTCCGTGAGCTGGACCGGCTGGCACAGCAGCTGGTGGGCCCGGGCACTTGGTCGCGGCCGTCCCCGATGCCGATGGACGCCTACCGCGAGGATGACCAGTACGTGGTGGCCTTCGACCTCCCCGGCGTCAGCGCGGACGCGATCGACATCGACGTCGAACGCAACATGCTGACCGTCAAGGCCGAACGGCGGCCCGTGACGAAGGCCGACGACGTGCAGATGGAACTGTCGGAGCGGCCGCTGGGCGTCTTCTCGCGCCAGATCGTGCTGGCCGACACGCTGGACACCGAGCACATCACGGCCGACTACGACGCCGGGGTGCTCACCCTTCGTATCCCGATCGCCGAGCGCGCCAAGCCCCGCAAGATCGCCATCGGCGTGGGATCCAGCCGCAAGGAGATCTCCGGCTGA
- a CDS encoding ABC transporter ATP-binding protein, which translates to MSSAITTEPHRQTGVVVEQVVRRFGDRVVLDRLDLTIADAELVILLGPSGCGKSTLLRLLAGLDRPDGGRVEVPARRAIVFQADRLLPWQRVLRNVTLGLHVPDADQRARDVLAEVGLSGREKAWPKELSGGEAQRVSLARALVSEPELVVLDEPFAALDAITRLRMHGLVRALRSKHHAAMLLVTHDVDEAIALADRIVVMSNGRIGTSHEVHLSAADREASVVREELRVRLLEDLDLAGQH; encoded by the coding sequence ATGAGCAGCGCGATTACGACGGAGCCCCATCGGCAGACCGGGGTCGTCGTCGAGCAGGTGGTCCGTCGGTTCGGTGACCGGGTGGTGCTCGACCGCCTCGACCTCACCATCGCCGACGCGGAACTGGTGATCCTGCTCGGCCCCTCGGGCTGCGGCAAGAGCACCCTGCTGCGGCTGCTCGCCGGGCTGGACCGGCCCGACGGTGGGCGCGTGGAGGTCCCGGCACGGCGTGCGATCGTCTTCCAGGCCGACCGGCTGCTGCCGTGGCAGCGGGTCCTGCGTAACGTCACGCTCGGCCTGCACGTACCCGACGCGGACCAGCGGGCCCGCGACGTGCTCGCCGAGGTCGGGCTCTCGGGTCGGGAGAAGGCATGGCCCAAGGAGCTCTCCGGCGGTGAGGCCCAGCGGGTGTCGCTCGCCCGGGCGCTGGTCTCGGAGCCCGAACTCGTGGTTCTCGACGAGCCGTTCGCGGCCCTCGACGCCATCACACGTCTGCGCATGCACGGTCTCGTACGCGCGCTGCGCAGCAAGCATCACGCCGCCATGCTGCTCGTCACCCATGACGTCGACGAGGCGATCGCCCTGGCAGACCGCATCGTCGTCATGAGCAACGGCCGCATCGGCACCTCGCACGAGGTGCACCTCTCCGCCGCGGACCGCGAAGCGAGCGTCGTACGCGAGGAACTCCGCGTCCGACTGCTGGAAGACCTCGACCTCGCCGGCCAGCACTGA
- a CDS encoding ABC transporter permease, translated as MTEVRIPAPAVAKGSDAETQSAREREVFLPRDARRRAPLSTLRERLRWPLGIYTTPVAILLAWEVLARAGVVSKTYAPAPTSIVKSAADLWQQGVLGPDLAISLQRAGIGLVIGLTVGIVTGVLGGLLRSGEYLFNGVVQVLNTIPLLAVLPLMIVWFGIDELTKVLLISFGAGVPMYLNLFAAIRGVDQRLIEMARTTGAGTWRLVTRVLVPGALPGFLVGLRFSLAYSVLGLVAAETVNADKGLGFLITQGQTYLQTNQVFVGLVIYSLLGLLADQFVRALERVLLRWRPSYEAS; from the coding sequence ATGACCGAGGTCCGCATCCCGGCGCCGGCCGTCGCCAAGGGTTCGGACGCCGAGACGCAGAGCGCGCGGGAACGCGAGGTGTTCCTACCGCGCGACGCCCGCCGACGGGCGCCGCTCAGCACACTCCGCGAGCGCCTGCGCTGGCCGCTGGGCATCTACACGACCCCGGTCGCGATCCTCCTCGCCTGGGAGGTTCTCGCCCGGGCCGGAGTGGTGTCGAAGACCTACGCCCCCGCGCCGACGTCGATCGTGAAGTCAGCCGCCGACCTGTGGCAACAGGGCGTCCTCGGCCCGGACTTGGCCATTTCGCTGCAGCGGGCCGGCATCGGTCTCGTGATCGGTCTGACGGTGGGGATCGTCACCGGGGTGCTCGGCGGCCTGCTGCGCAGCGGTGAGTACTTGTTCAACGGCGTCGTGCAGGTGCTCAACACGATCCCCCTCCTCGCCGTGCTGCCGCTGATGATCGTGTGGTTCGGCATCGACGAACTCACGAAGGTGCTGCTGATCTCCTTCGGCGCCGGCGTCCCCATGTATCTCAACCTGTTCGCCGCGATCCGGGGCGTCGACCAGCGCCTGATCGAGATGGCGCGCACGACGGGCGCGGGCACCTGGCGTCTGGTGACGCGCGTGCTGGTACCCGGAGCCTTGCCGGGCTTCCTCGTCGGACTCCGGTTCTCCCTCGCCTACAGCGTCCTGGGCCTCGTCGCCGCCGAAACGGTCAACGCTGACAAGGGACTCGGCTTCCTCATCACTCAAGGACAGACCTACCTGCAGACCAACCAGGTCTTCGTGGGGCTGGTGATCTACTCGCTCCTCGGTCTGCTCGCCGACCAGTTCGTCCGGGCTCTCGAGCGGGTGCTGCTGCGGTGGCGACCCAGTTATGAGGCGTCATGA
- a CDS encoding ABC transporter substrate-binding protein, translated as MRKRTAGLIGAVGSLALASTLAACGSSSNTTAPLSNAVDVRDAKHPEWSKFTFTIGDNGGDGSQALAKLTGVFDNAPYQVKFARFTYGPPLVQAAASGDIDLGSVGDVPPITGAAKDYGFKVVAVNRSLTSEQAVENIIVPKGSKLKSAADLKGKKIAVPQGSSAHGLALNALRSVGLTPKDVKLTFLDPAAGATAFNTGKVDAWSIWNPQSAIAVKNGARILVKGLPPIDQTSSYYVASDTSLKDKTKRAALTDVLKRLSREFAWAVKNPDQYAQALSKEQGIPLADAKASLAAYSNRVTPVEQSDIELEQKLADAFLEAGQITKKVDVKSIIDNLLPAGYDSSKLKVTS; from the coding sequence ATGCGAAAGAGAACAGCCGGACTTATCGGCGCCGTCGGCTCGCTCGCCCTGGCGAGCACCCTCGCAGCCTGCGGATCCTCGTCGAACACCACAGCGCCGCTGAGCAACGCCGTCGACGTGCGCGACGCCAAGCACCCCGAGTGGAGCAAGTTCACCTTCACCATCGGCGACAACGGCGGTGACGGCAGCCAGGCCCTGGCGAAGCTGACCGGCGTGTTCGACAATGCTCCCTACCAGGTGAAGTTCGCCCGCTTCACCTACGGTCCGCCGCTCGTGCAGGCCGCCGCCTCGGGCGACATCGACCTCGGCAGCGTCGGCGACGTACCGCCGATCACCGGCGCTGCTAAGGATTACGGCTTCAAGGTCGTCGCCGTCAACCGCTCGCTCACGTCCGAGCAGGCCGTGGAGAACATCATCGTGCCGAAGGGCTCGAAGCTGAAGTCGGCCGCCGACCTCAAAGGCAAGAAGATCGCTGTTCCGCAGGGCAGTTCGGCCCACGGCCTGGCCCTGAACGCGCTGAGGAGCGTCGGCCTCACCCCCAAGGACGTGAAGCTGACCTTCCTCGACCCGGCGGCCGGCGCGACGGCGTTCAACACCGGCAAGGTGGACGCCTGGTCGATCTGGAACCCCCAGTCCGCGATCGCGGTCAAGAACGGCGCGCGGATCCTGGTGAAGGGTCTCCCGCCGATCGACCAGACGAGCAGCTACTACGTCGCCAGTGACACGTCGCTGAAGGACAAGACCAAGCGTGCTGCTCTCACGGACGTCCTGAAGAGGCTCTCGCGAGAGTTCGCCTGGGCGGTCAAGAACCCCGACCAGTACGCGCAGGCGCTCTCGAAGGAGCAGGGCATCCCGCTGGCCGACGCCAAGGCGTCCCTGGCCGCCTACTCGAACCGGGTGACCCCAGTGGAGCAGTCGGACATCGAGCTGGAGCAGAAGCTCGCCGACGCGTTCCTGGAGGCGGGTCAGATCACCAAGAAGGTCGACGTCAAGTCGATCATCGACAACCTCCTGCCGGCCGGTTACGACAGCTCCAAGCTGAAGGTCACCTCATGA
- a CDS encoding site-2 protease family protein, whose amino-acid sequence MTGSIRVGSVRGVAVRAHWSVPLVMLLFAYGLADRTLPAYAPGLAPIAYATAGVVGALLLLLSLVVHETAHALMARRAGVPVRDITLWALGGVTQMDLPTRARTAFVVAASGPLASLLLGGISIGAAVGLHAMLDWRLPIAVLGWLGGTNVLLGVFNLLPAAPLDGGRVLQAALWWRTGDRERAQRAAGRSGQIIGMALAVVGWLAFVRGVTGGLWLMLVALFVVSAAAAERRWAELSLALRGLRVADAMTSPVDTGPDWLTVDRFLADVAARTRHSVLPLLDFEGRPSGVVHLRRLTMGPSGEQRARPVRDLATPVSRCTIAAPDEPLTAVLARLGTGDGLPVLVMEDGRLKGIITAHDIQRLYRRHRGTAARGGAAGRQGIAT is encoded by the coding sequence ATGACGGGTTCGATCAGGGTTGGCAGTGTGCGGGGTGTGGCGGTACGCGCGCACTGGAGCGTGCCGTTGGTCATGCTGCTCTTCGCGTATGGCCTGGCTGACCGGACGCTGCCCGCATACGCGCCCGGCCTGGCACCCATCGCGTACGCGACAGCCGGAGTCGTCGGCGCGCTCCTGTTGCTCCTCAGCCTGGTGGTGCATGAGACGGCGCACGCTCTCATGGCCCGCCGGGCCGGGGTGCCGGTGCGGGACATAACCCTGTGGGCGCTGGGCGGAGTGACCCAGATGGACCTGCCGACCAGGGCCCGGACGGCGTTCGTGGTCGCCGCCAGCGGGCCGCTCGCCAGCCTGCTGCTCGGCGGGATCTCCATCGGCGCCGCGGTAGGACTTCACGCGATGCTCGACTGGCGGCTCCCCATCGCTGTCCTGGGCTGGCTCGGCGGTACGAACGTGCTGCTGGGCGTCTTCAACCTGCTGCCTGCCGCTCCACTCGACGGAGGCCGAGTGCTCCAAGCCGCGCTGTGGTGGCGTACCGGCGACCGCGAACGGGCCCAGCGTGCGGCCGGTCGCAGCGGACAGATCATCGGCATGGCCCTGGCCGTGGTCGGATGGCTCGCGTTCGTCAGGGGTGTGACGGGCGGACTGTGGCTGATGCTCGTCGCACTTTTCGTGGTGAGCGCGGCGGCAGCCGAACGGCGGTGGGCCGAGCTGTCCTTGGCCCTGCGCGGGCTGCGGGTCGCGGATGCGATGACCAGTCCGGTGGACACCGGCCCCGACTGGCTGACCGTGGACCGTTTCCTTGCCGACGTGGCCGCCCGGACACGGCATTCGGTGCTGCCACTGCTGGACTTCGAGGGCCGACCCAGCGGGGTCGTCCACCTGCGCAGACTGACCATGGGGCCTTCCGGTGAACAGCGGGCGCGACCTGTACGGGACCTGGCGACGCCCGTCTCCCGGTGCACCATCGCCGCACCGGATGAGCCTCTCACTGCCGTATTGGCCCGGCTCGGCACCGGTGATGGTCTGCCCGTCTTGGTTATGGAAGATGGCCGCCTCAAGGGCATCATTACCGCACACGACATACAACGCCTCTACCGGCGACACCGAGGGACGGCAGCACGGGGAGGAGCGGCGGGACGCCAGGGGATCGCCACGTAG
- a CDS encoding DUF2267 domain-containing protein codes for MMTDRHTPLQHSYGRAYEQMLEKVRYEGAYPTREKAEEAVRLVLAGLGRQLTGDERVDLAARLPFEAARVLTAQIPDTQPLGGWAFVKDLAARTGASLATTRWDTGSVFSAVAAYAGPDLITRILHQLPSGYALLFGRAELAAAA; via the coding sequence GTGATGACCGACCGGCACACGCCGCTCCAGCACTCCTACGGGAGGGCGTACGAGCAGATGCTGGAAAAGGTCCGCTACGAGGGCGCCTACCCCACCCGCGAGAAGGCCGAGGAAGCCGTCCGCCTCGTCCTCGCCGGACTGGGACGCCAGCTGACCGGCGACGAACGCGTCGACCTCGCCGCCCGTCTCCCCTTCGAAGCCGCACGCGTCCTCACCGCCCAGATCCCCGACACCCAGCCGCTGGGCGGCTGGGCCTTCGTCAAAGACCTCGCCGCCCGCACCGGCGCCTCCCTGGCCACCACCCGCTGGGACACCGGTTCCGTCTTCTCCGCCGTCGCCGCCTACGCCGGTCCCGACCTCATCACCCGCATCCTGCACCAGCTCCCCTCCGGCTACGCGCTGCTGTTCGGCCGCGCCGAACTCGCCGCCGCCGCGTAG